The Capra hircus breed San Clemente chromosome 2, ASM170441v1, whole genome shotgun sequence genome window below encodes:
- the IGFBP5 gene encoding insulin-like growth factor-binding protein 5 isoform X1, whose product MVLTALLLLLAACAGPAQGLGSFVHCEPCDEKALSMCPPSPLGCELVKEPGCGCCMTCALAEGQSCGVYTERCAQGLRCLPRQDEEKPLHALLHGRGVCLNEKSYREQAKIAERDSREHEEPTTSEMAEETYSPKIFRPKHTRISELKAEAVKKDRRKKLTQSKFVGGAENTAHPRVISAPELRQESEQVTPWGLATPLTPPIRTQGPCRRHMEASLQELKASPRMVPRAVYLPNCDRKGFYKRKQCKPSRGRKRGICWCVDKYGMKLPGMEYVDGDFQCHTFDSSNVE is encoded by the exons ATGGTGCTCACCGCGCTCCTCCTGCTTCTGGCCGCCTGTGCGGGGCCGGCCCAGGGTCTGGGCTCCTTCGTGCACTGCGAGCCCTGCGACGAGAAAGCCCTCTCCATGTGCCCCCCCAGCCCCCTGGGCTGCGAGCTGGTCAAGGAGCCGGGCTGCGGCTGCTGCATGACCTGCGCCCTGGCCGAGGGGCAGTCGTGCGGCGTCTACACTGAGCGCTGCGCCCAGGGGCTGCGTTGCCTCCCCCGGCAGGACGAGGAGAAGCCGCTGCACGCCCTGCTGCACGGCCGCGGGGTTTGCCTGAACGAAAAGAGCTACCGCGAGCAAGCCAAGATCG CAGAGAGAGACTCCCGTGAGCATGAGGAGCCCACCACCTCCGAGATGGCAGAGGAGACCTACTCGCCCAAGATCTTCCGGCCCAAGCACACCCGCATCTCCGAGCTGAAGGCCGAGGCTGTGAAGAAGGATCGCAGAAAGAAGCTGACCCAGTCCAAGTTCGTGGGGGGAGCTGAGAACACCGCCCACCCCCGGGTCATCTCAGCGCCCGAGCTGAGACAGGAATCCGAGCAG GTGACTCCCTGGGGTCTGGCCACGCCTCTCACGCCTCCGATCCGCACACAGGGGCCCTGCCGCAGGCACATGGAGGCATCCCTGCAGGAGCTCAAAGCCAGCCCGCGCATGGTGCCCCGCGCTGTGTACCTGCCCAACTGTGACCGCAAAGGGTTCTACAAGAGAAAGCAG TGCAAACCTTCCCGTGGCCGCAAGCGTGGCATCTGCTGGTGCGTGGACAAGTATGGGATGAAGCTGCCAGGCATGGAGTACGTGGACGGGGACTTTCAGTGCCACACCTTTGACAGCAGCAATGTTGAGTGA
- the IGFBP5 gene encoding insulin-like growth factor-binding protein 5 isoform X3, translating to MVLTALLLLLAACAGPAQGLGSFVHCEPCDEKALSMCPPSPLGCELVKEPGCGCCMTCALAEGQSCGVYTERCAQGLRCLPRQDEEKPLHALLHGRGVCLNEKSYREQAKIAERDSREHEEPTTSEMAEETYSPKIFRPKHTRISELKAEAVKKDRRKKLTQSKFVGGAENTAHPRVISAPELRQESEQGPCRRHMEASLQELKASPRMVPRAVYLPNCDRKGFYKRKQCKPSRGRKRGICWCVDKYGMKLPGMEYVDGDFQCHTFDSSNVE from the exons ATGGTGCTCACCGCGCTCCTCCTGCTTCTGGCCGCCTGTGCGGGGCCGGCCCAGGGTCTGGGCTCCTTCGTGCACTGCGAGCCCTGCGACGAGAAAGCCCTCTCCATGTGCCCCCCCAGCCCCCTGGGCTGCGAGCTGGTCAAGGAGCCGGGCTGCGGCTGCTGCATGACCTGCGCCCTGGCCGAGGGGCAGTCGTGCGGCGTCTACACTGAGCGCTGCGCCCAGGGGCTGCGTTGCCTCCCCCGGCAGGACGAGGAGAAGCCGCTGCACGCCCTGCTGCACGGCCGCGGGGTTTGCCTGAACGAAAAGAGCTACCGCGAGCAAGCCAAGATCG CAGAGAGAGACTCCCGTGAGCATGAGGAGCCCACCACCTCCGAGATGGCAGAGGAGACCTACTCGCCCAAGATCTTCCGGCCCAAGCACACCCGCATCTCCGAGCTGAAGGCCGAGGCTGTGAAGAAGGATCGCAGAAAGAAGCTGACCCAGTCCAAGTTCGTGGGGGGAGCTGAGAACACCGCCCACCCCCGGGTCATCTCAGCGCCCGAGCTGAGACAGGAATCCGAGCAG GGGCCCTGCCGCAGGCACATGGAGGCATCCCTGCAGGAGCTCAAAGCCAGCCCGCGCATGGTGCCCCGCGCTGTGTACCTGCCCAACTGTGACCGCAAAGGGTTCTACAAGAGAAAGCAG TGCAAACCTTCCCGTGGCCGCAAGCGTGGCATCTGCTGGTGCGTGGACAAGTATGGGATGAAGCTGCCAGGCATGGAGTACGTGGACGGGGACTTTCAGTGCCACACCTTTGACAGCAGCAATGTTGAGTGA
- the IGFBP5 gene encoding insulin-like growth factor-binding protein 5 precursor (The RefSeq protein has 1 substitution compared to this genomic sequence), which yields MVLTALLLLLAACAGPAQGLGSFVHCEPCDEKALSMCPPSPLGCELVKEPGCGCCMTCALAEGQSCGVYTERCAQGLRCLPRQDEEKPLHALLHGRGVCLNEKSYREQAKIERDSREHEEPTTSEMAEETYSPKIFRPKHTRISELKAEAVKKDRRKKLTQSKFVGGAENTAHPRVISAPELRQESEQGPCRRHMEASLQELKASPRMVPRAVYLPNCDRKGFYKRKQCKPSRGRKRGICWCVDKYGMKLPGMEYVDRDFQCHTFDSSNVE from the exons ATGGTGCTCACCGCGCTCCTCCTGCTTCTGGCCGCCTGTGCGGGGCCGGCCCAGGGTCTGGGCTCCTTCGTGCACTGCGAGCCCTGCGACGAGAAAGCCCTCTCCATGTGCCCCCCCAGCCCCCTGGGCTGCGAGCTGGTCAAGGAGCCGGGCTGCGGCTGCTGCATGACCTGCGCCCTGGCCGAGGGGCAGTCGTGCGGCGTCTACACTGAGCGCTGCGCCCAGGGGCTGCGTTGCCTCCCCCGGCAGGACGAGGAGAAGCCGCTGCACGCCCTGCTGCACGGCCGCGGGGTTTGCCTGAACGAAAAGAGCTACCGCGAGCAAGCCAAGATCG AGAGAGACTCCCGTGAGCATGAGGAGCCCACCACCTCCGAGATGGCAGAGGAGACCTACTCGCCCAAGATCTTCCGGCCCAAGCACACCCGCATCTCCGAGCTGAAGGCCGAGGCTGTGAAGAAGGATCGCAGAAAGAAGCTGACCCAGTCCAAGTTCGTGGGGGGAGCTGAGAACACCGCCCACCCCCGGGTCATCTCAGCGCCCGAGCTGAGACAGGAATCCGAGCAG GGGCCCTGCCGCAGGCACATGGAGGCATCCCTGCAGGAGCTCAAAGCCAGCCCGCGCATGGTGCCCCGCGCTGTGTACCTGCCCAACTGTGACCGCAAAGGGTTCTACAAGAGAAAGCAG TGCAAACCTTCCCGTGGCCGCAAGCGTGGCATCTGCTGGTGCGTGGACAAGTATGGGATGAAGCTGCCAGGCATGGAGTACGTGGACGGGGACTTTCAGTGCCACACCTTTGACAGCAGCAATGTTGAGTGA
- the IGFBP5 gene encoding insulin-like growth factor-binding protein 5 isoform X2, with protein sequence MVLTALLLLLAACAGPAQGLGSFVHCEPCDEKALSMCPPSPLGCELVKEPGCGCCMTCALAEGQSCGVYTERCAQGLRCLPRQDEEKPLHALLHGRGVCLNEKSYREQAKIERDSREHEEPTTSEMAEETYSPKIFRPKHTRISELKAEAVKKDRRKKLTQSKFVGGAENTAHPRVISAPELRQESEQVTPWGLATPLTPPIRTQGPCRRHMEASLQELKASPRMVPRAVYLPNCDRKGFYKRKQCKPSRGRKRGICWCVDKYGMKLPGMEYVDGDFQCHTFDSSNVE encoded by the exons ATGGTGCTCACCGCGCTCCTCCTGCTTCTGGCCGCCTGTGCGGGGCCGGCCCAGGGTCTGGGCTCCTTCGTGCACTGCGAGCCCTGCGACGAGAAAGCCCTCTCCATGTGCCCCCCCAGCCCCCTGGGCTGCGAGCTGGTCAAGGAGCCGGGCTGCGGCTGCTGCATGACCTGCGCCCTGGCCGAGGGGCAGTCGTGCGGCGTCTACACTGAGCGCTGCGCCCAGGGGCTGCGTTGCCTCCCCCGGCAGGACGAGGAGAAGCCGCTGCACGCCCTGCTGCACGGCCGCGGGGTTTGCCTGAACGAAAAGAGCTACCGCGAGCAAGCCAAGATCG AGAGAGACTCCCGTGAGCATGAGGAGCCCACCACCTCCGAGATGGCAGAGGAGACCTACTCGCCCAAGATCTTCCGGCCCAAGCACACCCGCATCTCCGAGCTGAAGGCCGAGGCTGTGAAGAAGGATCGCAGAAAGAAGCTGACCCAGTCCAAGTTCGTGGGGGGAGCTGAGAACACCGCCCACCCCCGGGTCATCTCAGCGCCCGAGCTGAGACAGGAATCCGAGCAG GTGACTCCCTGGGGTCTGGCCACGCCTCTCACGCCTCCGATCCGCACACAGGGGCCCTGCCGCAGGCACATGGAGGCATCCCTGCAGGAGCTCAAAGCCAGCCCGCGCATGGTGCCCCGCGCTGTGTACCTGCCCAACTGTGACCGCAAAGGGTTCTACAAGAGAAAGCAG TGCAAACCTTCCCGTGGCCGCAAGCGTGGCATCTGCTGGTGCGTGGACAAGTATGGGATGAAGCTGCCAGGCATGGAGTACGTGGACGGGGACTTTCAGTGCCACACCTTTGACAGCAGCAATGTTGAGTGA